The stretch of DNA ATGCGCCGGAAGGTCGTCTGTACGAAGGTGCTCTCGGGTCTGTCGAGCGACTGCGGGTTCCACGCATCGTGCGTCGGCGGCTCGGCCTTTGCGTAGACCTCGTCCATGGCCTCGTCGGCCCGGAAGACGCCGGCGTAGCCCTGATTCGCGCTCGGCGGCTTGGGCCCGCGTCGATAGGTGACCACGAGTTCCGCGGGTCGCATCAGACACACGTGGTGCACGAGGTCCTCGATGTCGAGCATGCGTGAGGCGCGGGTCGGCTCCACGGGCGGCATGATCCTCTTGACCAGCCCCAGGCGCCCGAGATGCCGCTTGGGGCTCTTGCACTCCAGGTCGGTGCCGTCCGGGCCGATCATCGCCTCGTAGGCGGCGACGAACATGTTGAGCGGACGGGTCTCCCTCGGATCCGGTACGGGGAACTCGACGCCGTCGCAGGTGACGGAGAACCGCATCGCCGCAGGCCTGCCGGGGGTGGAGATCATCTTGGGCCAGAGGTGCCACGCGATGGTGTCGGCCAGGTACTCGGCCGCGGCGGCGGGCTCGAGCCCGTCCAGGTTCGGGTCAATGACGACGATGGTCGTCCCGGTCTCCTCCGGCCCGAACGGCCTGAGCCCCAGGCGCTGGGCGGTGGCTTCCGCAACCGGTCCCACCAGCGGCTCTACGACGTCTCCCGAGGTGTCGCCCCACCAGTGCCGACCGGTGTACTCGCGGCCCTCGGACCCGGCGGCCACGTAGCTCTTCCACAGGGTGCAGCCGATGAGCCGGGTCTCGTACCCGCCCTTCGGGGTGCGGCAGCGGGAGTGCACGAGGATCGTTCCGGCCCTGGACACCAGGTAGAAGATGCCCTTGCCGAACCCGTACGTGCCCCCGCCCAGCGCGGTGTCCCGCGGCGCACCTACGTTGCGGATGAACGAGACGAAATCCCGGTCGGGCCCTACGGGATCGTCGGCGCGAGTGGGTCCCCCGAGTCCTCGGGTGCCTCGATCGGAGACGACCAGGACGCGGGCCGCCCCTCGCCTCAGCGTATCTCGCAGCGGGAAGTCCTCCGCTCCGGCGGGCGCACCGTCGAGCAGGAGCTCTCGCCACGCGCCGGAGTGCGCCGGGCCGACCGTCCACATGTCGATCCGATAGTCGACCGGCGCGGGCGAAGGGATGAGGCGAGCGTCCCAACTGTTCTGGGCGGACTCACGCACCAGGATGGTGAGCAGATCGAGTTCCGGCCGTCCGAGTTGGTTGCGGATGCCTTCGGCCGCGGGCCCGCCCAACGGCGGATAGGGCTGGGAGAACCACCGGGGCGCCGTCACTCGGACTCCTGGATCATGTGGTCGATCGTCAGGGCGATCTGGTCGGCCGTCAGGGGGTTCGGAACTTCGCCGGACAGGTCGATGGTGTACTCGACGTCCAGAACCGAGACCGGTACGCCGGCCGCGATGAGTGTCCGGCCTGTCAGCGCGGGGAAACCGCCGTCGACGCCGTACCACCTCTCCTCGGCCACCGCGAAGGTCACGTCGCGGTAGCGCTCCGCGTCGGGCCGGTGGTAACCGGCTCTTGCAAGCAGGTCGAGCAGTGCGGTCTCGTCGTCACAGAGTCGAAGTGCCTCTTCCACCACCTCTGTGAACGCGGTGCCGACACCGTTCGCGCCGGTGCGCTGCAGCCGGAACCAGGCAAGACGGAGCGAGCCGTTCTCCGGCGGTTCGAGCTGGTCGAGCCCGTGGATCCGCGGCCTTCGTCCCTCACTGCTCGTACTCGCCTTCACCTCGACGGCCGTGCTCCCGCCAAGGAAGTCGTGGCAGTGGCCCTCGGGGCCGCGCCAAAGGCGATGTGCGCTCGGGTCCTTGGTCAGCAGCCGGTTGAGCACCGTCAATTCGCCGAAGAGGCCCGCCAACTCCTCCGGCCCCAGCGGAGCCGACTGTGTGAGGAAGAGAGCCTTCCACCGGTCGATTACACGGTAGAGCGCCTTTACGGGGTTCTCGGGCGACTCCCGCACCGCGTCGAGCACGTCGACACACAGTTCCGTGAACAGGTCGTCGAGGTCGTCGCGCAGGCAGGCGAGATCGACATACGTCTGGTAGGTCTCCGCGTCTTCCAGCGGTAGCTTGCGCAGCCGAAGGACGGGCCCGTCCAGACCCGAACGGACCTTGCGGTGCGTGTGTATCGGCACAAGGACGTGGCGGTGCCCGTCATGGTCGACGGCCACCGCCAACGGCCCGCTCTCGACCACGACGGGCAGCTCGGCGACCCGCAGCCGACGGTCCCCCGTCGGCTGCTCGGCCTCCAGCTCCGACCACAACCGCTCGACGAGACCGTGGAGCTCGTCGTCGCTCATGCGTCCTCGTCGTCGAGGACGCTGTAGTCCTCGTCCTCGATCCGAACATTGGACAGGTTCGCGGATACGTAGCTCTCGACCGTGCTGTCACCATGACGCGGCTCGGGGAAGACCAGGCCGACACCGATGACGTGGTCCTCCGCGTTCAGAGGCACACGCAGCCTCTTGGCCGGGAGCGGCTCCGACACCTTGTCGATCGGGTACAGGACGAGCAGACCGGTGTCGGGAAGCTGCCTCCGGCGCTCCTCCATGATGCCCTTCTCGGTCAGTTTCCCGGTGTCGCCGGCCAGGTCCACCGCGGCGTCCCGACGGCTCATCAGCGTCTTGATGTCGGCGAAGTCCGGTACGGGGTTAGGGAGATCGAGACGGGCACGGTTGTTGCGCCCGACGCTCACGCCGGGGGCGAACGCGAAGTCCTCCCCCTTGGGATTACCGACGATCGCAACGTTCCACCGGCCCAACGATCCGGCCTTGGAGACTCGCTTCCGGATGTAGTCGATGATCAGATCGGCGTCGTTCTCCGGGGACTTCTCGTGGAACCGGTAGGTCGACAGGAAGTCGATCACGAGGTCGTGCGGCACGTCACGGAAGACGTACCGGCCCTCTGCCGGGCGCTCTTCCGCCCTGACCGCGTTCGCGACCGAGGCCTTGATCAGAGCGCGCGCGGCGTCCGCGTTCCGACCCAGCCAGCCGGCGTTGGTGTGGAAGTAATGGGTCTGCACCCGCTTCCCGCCGTAGGAGGAAGCCGCCGTGACCGCGTCGCGCATCTTGGCGGCCGCGGTCACCCGCAGGGCCGGGTGCGTGCGCAGGCGGACGGCGAAGGTGAGCGGGGTCTCGTCCTCGGTCATGTAGATGTCGATGTCCCGGCGCATCTCGGTCTCGACGGTGGCCAGGTGTCGGAACCACTCGGCCAACTCATCGGTCATCCAGATCCGCGGCAGGTCAGCGTATCCCTTCCGGAAGCCGAACCAACGGCCCATCTGCAGCAGCGTGTCGTACGCCGACACGGAACGGACGAAGTAGCTGACTGACAGACCGTAAAGCGTCAATCCCCGCGAGAGGGTGTTGCCGCCCACCGCGATCGCCACGACCGGGCCGTTCTCGTAGTCGAGGCGGTCCTCGCTGCTGGAGTTGTCCATGATGACGCGGCAACTCTCGAGAACTCCCGACAGTTCGGGCAGCAGCCGCTCGAACGGCACCTTCGTCTCGCCGAAGTCCTCGGCCGGCACACGCTCGGTCTCCGACTCCCACAGATCACTCAGCCGCGCGAGGAAGTCGGCGTCGCCCGCGGACAGGGAGCGCTCGAACCGGTCACGCAGATGCTCCAACGGCCTCTTGAAGCTGTTGTGAACCGCGGTGTTGACGCTGGTGTGGATCAGCATCGTGTTGTGTGGATCGCCGGTACCACGAACGCGTCGGGCGGCGGTGACCAGCCAGAAGTACTCGACCGCCCGACGAAGGGTGTCGGTGATGAAGGGCTCGAAGCCCTCCACGTCGGCCCGGGTCTCCGGACGCACGGCCGCCACGTCGTCATCGGGGACCGAGCGGATCATGTCGTAGCCGTCGTCGACCTGCTCCGGGTCCTCGCCGTCGAGGGCGTATCGGCCGAAGAGGACCTCGGTGCCGAAGTGCCCCTCCGGCTTGGGGAGGTTGACGACGAAGTCCTTCGGATAGAGGTCCGCCGCACTCGGGTCGATCAGCAGGTTCGCGAACGGCGATGCCGTGTACCCGACGTAGGCGGACCTCGGCAGGGAACTCATGATCCCCAGGATCAGAGGGTTGATCGACTTCGTGGCCACGGTGGCCTGGTCGGCCTCGTCGTCGATGATCAGCGCGGGGCAGTCCTCGAGGTAGTCCGACGCCTTCTCGAGCCACGCGGCCAACTTGCGCAGCACCGTCGCATTCTTCTTCACGACGCACAGCACGTGCGTCCTGTTGTTCCGCCCGAAGTACGACGCAGGGTTCTCCCCCGGCGTGAAGTCCTTGTCGAGCCCGGTCAGCTGGGACCACAGCGAGGGGTTCGGCTCCACCAACTGCTGCACGAGTCGAGCCTGGGTCTGACGCCGGAGCCCGTTGTGGATTCCCGCCAACACGATGAACAGCTTGTAGCCGCGATCGGCCGCCTTGGCGACGACCGATGTGAAGTTGGTGGTCTTGCCGGACTGCACGTAGCCGACGACGAGACCCCGTGTGGAGAAGGCCTTCTGCTTCGGGTGGTTCAACAACGAGACGACGCGGGTGGAGGAGTCGTCGAGACTCCGGATCGCGGGCTCCGGAGGCCAATCGTCCTTGCGAAGCAGGTCCGTGATCGCCGGCCAGCACTTGTCCTTGGGCTGCGGACCCGTGTACCACGTGTCGCGGTTGCCCAGGATCACCGCGTGGGGTTCCTCGAGCTCCCTGATGCGGACCGTCTGCTGCTCATGCCGCTCCCGGATCCGCTCCACGATGTCCGGGCTGATACCGAGGCGCTCCAGTCGCTTGACAGCCTCCGAAGGGGGGAACGAGTCCAGAAGCGCCTTGAACGTGTCGTACATCTCGTCGAATTCATCGGTCATCAGGTTCGACCGCTCTCCGTTCCCGTTCGATCCAGCCAGCTCTGCAGCCGCGCGTCGAGGCCTCGCGACACACGTCTCGTGGAGACTACGCACCCCTCCAGGCGCATCCTCGCCACATCGCAGGTACACGTTAGTGGTCGCACAGAGGTCCGGGTCGTGATTAGCGAGGTTTCGTCAGTGCCGCTCACCGCCGGGTATGTGCGCGCATCTACAGCGAGAAGGAGACCAGCACTTGGGAGACCCGCCCACTCACCGACACGGCATGACCCCGCCAATAACGTCGGTGAGACCGGATGGCAGTGGAGATCGCC from Kitasatospora sp. MMS16-BH015 encodes:
- a CDS encoding PD-(D/E)XK motif protein yields the protein MSDDELHGLVERLWSELEAEQPTGDRRLRVAELPVVVESGPLAVAVDHDGHRHVLVPIHTHRKVRSGLDGPVLRLRKLPLEDAETYQTYVDLACLRDDLDDLFTELCVDVLDAVRESPENPVKALYRVIDRWKALFLTQSAPLGPEELAGLFGELTVLNRLLTKDPSAHRLWRGPEGHCHDFLGGSTAVEVKASTSSEGRRPRIHGLDQLEPPENGSLRLAWFRLQRTGANGVGTAFTEVVEEALRLCDDETALLDLLARAGYHRPDAERYRDVTFAVAEERWYGVDGGFPALTGRTLIAAGVPVSVLDVEYTIDLSGEVPNPLTADQIALTIDHMIQESE
- a CDS encoding Z1 domain-containing protein, with protein sequence MTDEFDEMYDTFKALLDSFPPSEAVKRLERLGISPDIVERIRERHEQQTVRIRELEEPHAVILGNRDTWYTGPQPKDKCWPAITDLLRKDDWPPEPAIRSLDDSSTRVVSLLNHPKQKAFSTRGLVVGYVQSGKTTNFTSVVAKAADRGYKLFIVLAGIHNGLRRQTQARLVQQLVEPNPSLWSQLTGLDKDFTPGENPASYFGRNNRTHVLCVVKKNATVLRKLAAWLEKASDYLEDCPALIIDDEADQATVATKSINPLILGIMSSLPRSAYVGYTASPFANLLIDPSAADLYPKDFVVNLPKPEGHFGTEVLFGRYALDGEDPEQVDDGYDMIRSVPDDDVAAVRPETRADVEGFEPFITDTLRRAVEYFWLVTAARRVRGTGDPHNTMLIHTSVNTAVHNSFKRPLEHLRDRFERSLSAGDADFLARLSDLWESETERVPAEDFGETKVPFERLLPELSGVLESCRVIMDNSSSEDRLDYENGPVVAIAVGGNTLSRGLTLYGLSVSYFVRSVSAYDTLLQMGRWFGFRKGYADLPRIWMTDELAEWFRHLATVETEMRRDIDIYMTEDETPLTFAVRLRTHPALRVTAAAKMRDAVTAASSYGGKRVQTHYFHTNAGWLGRNADAARALIKASVANAVRAEERPAEGRYVFRDVPHDLVIDFLSTYRFHEKSPENDADLIIDYIRKRVSKAGSLGRWNVAIVGNPKGEDFAFAPGVSVGRNNRARLDLPNPVPDFADIKTLMSRRDAAVDLAGDTGKLTEKGIMEERRRQLPDTGLLVLYPIDKVSEPLPAKRLRVPLNAEDHVIGVGLVFPEPRHGDSTVESYVSANLSNVRIEDEDYSVLDDEDA